A DNA window from Enterobacter cloacae subsp. cloacae ATCC 13047 contains the following coding sequences:
- a CDS encoding transcriptional regulator — translation MRYQFFLYDKNIFYSQGIKMVITSLLAEQADVLYSLTDDYDQLLVQLQRQVNDEGCMWILCDLDSLPRERLHTLQLMKEFYQQENKNLIILLSKHNMPLFFALYSLLPTAHWLLKTENMESITPFFQRLLDKTRQGCCFSASLVNYTKKKLYDRSVEPTISGSEWWLMEELFKGKSLSQISDEVNVDIRRLSYIKRHLMKRLNIRSNIALFSAFRGIMP, via the coding sequence ATGAGATATCAGTTCTTTCTTTACGATAAAAATATTTTTTATTCGCAAGGAATTAAAATGGTTATTACCAGTTTACTCGCAGAACAAGCGGACGTTTTATATTCCTTAACGGATGATTACGATCAGCTCCTTGTTCAATTACAGCGTCAGGTTAATGACGAGGGTTGCATGTGGATCCTCTGTGATTTAGACAGCCTGCCGCGAGAGCGGCTTCACACGCTGCAATTAATGAAAGAGTTCTATCAGCAGGAAAATAAAAACCTGATTATTCTCTTAAGCAAACATAATATGCCTCTTTTTTTTGCGCTGTATTCGCTTTTGCCCACCGCGCACTGGTTGCTCAAAACTGAAAATATGGAGAGCATCACGCCTTTTTTTCAGCGGCTGTTGGATAAAACACGTCAGGGATGTTGCTTTAGTGCATCGCTGGTCAACTATACGAAAAAAAAACTTTATGACCGGAGCGTGGAACCCACGATTTCTGGAAGTGAGTGGTGGTTGATGGAAGAGCTATTTAAGGGGAAATCCCTGTCGCAAATATCAGACGAAGTAAACGTCGACATTCGTCGCTTGAGCTATATCAAACGCCATTTAATGAAGAGGTTGAATATCAGAAGCAATATCGCTTTATTCTCCGCGTTTCGCGGCATTATGCCCTGA
- a CDS encoding fimbrial protein, with protein sequence MKLNKVAMAVALTAALSSMSAFADTTNGQIEFQGELVNTACGLAPGSSPVSVDFGQIPVSALANGARAGNVHQNIELQHCDTTVAQTAEVTYSPTSVNPTDASLAAFTSGTASGAGIGLRDSASQDVVWGNATTPVQLVDGTNTIPFVAYVKAESASATVTAGSFQSTVNFEIAYQ encoded by the coding sequence ATGAAACTGAATAAAGTTGCTATGGCTGTTGCTTTGACCGCAGCTCTGAGTTCAATGTCTGCATTCGCTGATACGACGAATGGCCAGATTGAATTCCAGGGCGAACTGGTGAATACCGCATGTGGTCTGGCGCCAGGCTCAAGCCCGGTAAGCGTTGATTTCGGCCAAATTCCAGTTTCTGCACTGGCTAATGGTGCGCGCGCCGGAAACGTACATCAGAACATTGAACTGCAGCACTGTGACACCACCGTTGCACAAACAGCTGAGGTAACGTACTCCCCAACCAGCGTAAACCCAACGGATGCGTCTCTGGCTGCCTTCACTTCTGGTACTGCGTCGGGTGCCGGTATTGGCCTGCGTGACAGCGCCAGCCAGGACGTCGTCTGGGGTAACGCAACCACGCCTGTTCAGTTGGTTGATGGCACCAACACCATTCCGTTCGTGGCATATGTGAAAGCAGAAAGCGCAAGTGCGACCGTAACGGCGGGTTCCTTCCAGTCAACGGTTAACTTCGAGATTGCTTATCAGTAA
- a CDS encoding DUF4762 family protein — protein MKKLTAFEAARIVGGTCKTCEITYQNVTVGGVTSCKQITTCTDKHGCTTTMRDADSSKCGGIPNRY, from the coding sequence ATGAAAAAACTGACCGCATTTGAAGCCGCGAGGATTGTGGGGGGAACCTGCAAGACGTGTGAAATCACGTATCAAAACGTCACCGTTGGTGGCGTCACCTCCTGTAAGCAGATCACAACCTGTACAGATAAGCATGGTTGTACGACCACAATGAGAGATGCTGATTCCAGCAAATGCGGTGGGATCCCTAACCGCTATTAA
- a CDS encoding fimbrial protein — protein sequence MQHPYPYAALLAMCALGFSGAARSVVDGEIKAVNGTYEYLININNHDITSNQVGAVVIDEFDLAGMFQGRAYCAQPMISQPVYYTSQATLTQSGMTAGYLKLNDYMDVKIEIYIGGNLQQYKTVPFDNVSNNVNQNYCNPPSTILDNQFASGAKGKVTFMITNPIINGVNLQGSEIATLYGRLGPGAMGQTPLSRVTIASGVITVPDKCIVNQGTPIVVDFGNIPGTGSRLDGINYSQNVPIHVKCQGGSFSQGELNIKLGIQQANPAFSDGKYLSTQGAVDRSELGIALRDSKGNPVVPNTFYNVPGFSHNEGDWNLIAAPVAKNTTSVIPEGEFHASATVVAEFQ from the coding sequence ATGCAACATCCTTATCCTTATGCCGCTCTTCTGGCGATGTGCGCGCTCGGATTTTCCGGGGCGGCACGATCCGTGGTGGACGGTGAAATTAAGGCGGTAAATGGCACCTATGAATACCTGATCAACATTAACAATCATGATATTACCAGCAATCAGGTCGGTGCTGTCGTTATCGACGAATTTGATCTGGCAGGGATGTTTCAGGGCCGCGCGTACTGCGCGCAGCCGATGATAAGCCAGCCGGTCTATTACACGTCGCAGGCAACGTTAACCCAATCAGGAATGACGGCGGGTTACCTCAAGCTGAATGACTACATGGACGTCAAAATCGAGATCTACATCGGCGGTAATCTACAGCAGTACAAAACCGTACCCTTCGATAACGTCTCCAATAACGTCAATCAGAACTACTGCAACCCCCCCAGCACCATACTGGACAACCAGTTTGCTTCCGGTGCGAAGGGGAAAGTGACCTTTATGATCACCAATCCCATTATCAATGGGGTCAACTTGCAGGGGTCAGAAATCGCAACACTTTATGGACGACTGGGGCCGGGGGCAATGGGCCAAACGCCACTGTCGCGCGTCACCATCGCTTCAGGCGTCATCACCGTACCGGATAAATGCATCGTGAATCAGGGGACGCCCATCGTCGTTGACTTCGGCAACATTCCGGGGACGGGCAGTCGGCTGGATGGCATCAATTACAGTCAAAACGTACCAATTCACGTCAAGTGCCAGGGCGGCAGTTTTTCCCAGGGAGAGCTGAATATCAAGCTGGGGATCCAGCAAGCTAATCCAGCATTCAGTGACGGCAAATACCTGAGTACGCAGGGAGCCGTCGACCGGTCTGAACTGGGGATCGCGCTGCGTGATAGCAAGGGTAATCCTGTGGTGCCAAACACGTTCTATAACGTGCCGGGATTTTCCCACAACGAAGGTGACTGGAACCTGATCGCCGCGCCGGTGGCCAAAAACACTACCTCGGTTATTCCCGAAGGCGAGTTCCATGCGTCGGCGACGGTTGTGGCTGAATTCCAGTAA
- a CDS encoding molecular chaperone yields the protein MSKNRHSRYLMAACALSLVAGYAQAGVSLDRTRIIITEKESSSSANLSNTSPDIPFLAQSWVEDEKGNKIASPLIVLPPLQRINGGQKGIARVTKTAGIEKLPKDRESLFYLNVREIPPKPEKPNTLQLAMQSRIKLFYRPEAVIPKTKGEVWQDRVVFQKSGSEMTVQNPTPYYVTILSLTKGDGVKITRFPGIMVAPKSSQTFAVTDAGVSQFSMKFVNDYGGHPELKFRCDGNTCKALPPAQQG from the coding sequence ATGAGCAAGAACAGACATAGCAGATATCTTATGGCGGCGTGTGCGCTGAGCCTGGTGGCGGGCTACGCGCAGGCAGGCGTCTCCCTGGATCGGACGCGCATCATCATTACGGAGAAAGAGTCTTCGTCCAGCGCCAATTTGTCCAATACCAGCCCGGATATCCCCTTCCTGGCCCAGTCGTGGGTGGAGGATGAAAAGGGCAATAAGATCGCCTCTCCGCTGATTGTACTCCCGCCGTTACAGCGAATTAATGGGGGGCAGAAAGGGATCGCGCGGGTCACTAAAACGGCTGGCATCGAAAAACTGCCGAAGGACAGAGAGAGTCTGTTCTACCTCAACGTCAGGGAAATTCCGCCAAAACCGGAAAAACCCAACACGCTTCAGCTGGCAATGCAATCACGCATCAAGTTGTTTTATCGCCCTGAAGCGGTGATCCCGAAGACAAAGGGGGAAGTTTGGCAGGATCGGGTGGTGTTCCAGAAAAGCGGCAGCGAAATGACCGTGCAGAATCCTACGCCTTACTACGTGACGATCCTCAGCCTGACCAAAGGAGACGGGGTGAAGATCACCCGTTTCCCGGGGATCATGGTTGCGCCTAAATCGAGCCAGACGTTTGCGGTAACGGACGCCGGTGTCAGTCAGTTTTCTATGAAGTTTGTGAATGACTATGGCGGGCATCCGGAGCTGAAATTCCGTTGTGATGGCAATACCTGTAAGGCGTTACCCCCTGCCCAGCAGGGTTAA
- a CDS encoding fimbrial protein, whose product MHRMIIILTCYLTVFAAAPAWARGELIGGDLSFKGVVMAYPCSIAPESGRILVDFGEISTKSLYIKGKTTPVPFAIKLQDCNPNVFNAVTVTFSGIANANMADRLAINATAPGNAGGVGIGLLEEDDTPVRLNVATRPTLINDTLLRLSFQAFVEAEPDAVASGTLTTGPFTATAHYTLDYQ is encoded by the coding sequence ATGCATCGCATGATAATCATCCTCACCTGTTATCTCACGGTCTTCGCTGCGGCACCCGCCTGGGCGCGGGGAGAGTTGATCGGTGGCGATCTTAGCTTTAAAGGCGTCGTTATGGCTTACCCGTGCAGTATTGCGCCAGAGTCGGGTCGGATCCTGGTGGATTTTGGTGAGATATCAACAAAGTCATTGTATATAAAAGGAAAAACGACACCGGTTCCGTTCGCGATTAAATTGCAGGACTGTAATCCGAACGTCTTTAACGCGGTGACGGTAACGTTCAGCGGCATCGCCAACGCCAATATGGCGGACCGGCTGGCCATCAACGCAACAGCGCCGGGTAATGCGGGCGGGGTAGGGATTGGATTGCTGGAGGAGGATGATACTCCCGTGCGCCTGAATGTCGCCACCCGTCCCACTCTCATCAACGACACCCTGTTACGGCTAAGCTTCCAGGCTTTTGTTGAAGCGGAACCCGATGCCGTGGCAAGCGGAACGTTAACTACCGGGCCATTTACCGCCACTGCACATTATACGTTGGATTATCAGTAG
- a CDS encoding peptidase domain-containing ABC transporter yields MKNTIPNLIFQEETNECGLACVAMLAQTQGQTISLETLRDIFPASDHGTSLDTLMAILARLGIATAPVLFEHHELSELPLPAILHYGASHYVLLAWRKGNHVCVMNPAIGEQWLPFAALKQEISGYALIVEPEQRLAADPALARPTAGQSMPRVMSMKETADVPGIYRLMLLTFMVSLTLFLMPTMVSSAINKAFSSVESSGFPYGWFILAFVVSSLMALGVRAIAERYIKRFVLIHSGVGFSRMLQNPLRFFEKRAPGEIFSRFTAWQMGLLQKIELDNGLRSDWVIGAIALAIMFWIAPILAAISAIGVTVMGIISVWAVIRDRWFTQQLQLKSAALNDFFMETLQGILTVKTAGLEGQRQAQFAALSRELYTCLQRQKVYQQVKEGLYQLCGSLEMVAFMLVVLPMVHGKQISLGDFFAYSFLRQIFTSYVTRIFYAIIQKTQLHVIDTRAHALFAPGGERAPAPLIAVPTADTTPALAFEALGYGYDPAVPVLSSVSLSLPAGEQIAIVGESGAGKSTLLRLIAGLFSPQAGGCYAAGRALPAAHLAQYVCLQSQEDILFNASVRENITLFDAHYRERDRGRIEALLDALMLGDVVRALPGGLDALIRESHAALSLGQRQRLLLARALYSSRPVLLLDEPTANLDDETAAIVMATVHAHCRRAGKSLIVVTHSEQVLSGFQQVYHLVDGRLSLREGSDEA; encoded by the coding sequence ATGAAAAACACGATCCCGAATCTGATCTTTCAGGAAGAGACCAACGAATGCGGACTGGCGTGTGTAGCAATGCTGGCACAAACACAGGGACAGACTATCTCACTGGAAACGCTGCGCGATATTTTTCCAGCCTCCGACCACGGTACGTCGCTGGACACGCTGATGGCCATTCTGGCGCGGTTGGGCATTGCGACGGCCCCTGTGCTGTTTGAGCATCACGAACTCAGTGAACTGCCGCTGCCAGCCATTTTGCACTACGGCGCGAGCCACTATGTCCTGCTGGCCTGGCGTAAAGGCAACCACGTCTGCGTGATGAACCCGGCGATTGGCGAGCAGTGGCTGCCTTTTGCCGCGCTTAAGCAGGAGATCAGCGGCTATGCCCTGATAGTGGAGCCAGAGCAGAGGCTGGCTGCAGATCCCGCGCTGGCGCGACCGACAGCGGGACAGAGCATGCCTCGGGTGATGAGCATGAAGGAGACGGCAGATGTGCCGGGCATATATCGGCTGATGCTGTTGACCTTCATGGTGTCGTTAACGCTGTTTCTGATGCCCACGATGGTGAGTAGTGCCATCAATAAAGCTTTCTCCAGCGTTGAGAGCAGCGGCTTCCCGTACGGCTGGTTTATTCTGGCCTTTGTGGTCTCTTCGCTGATGGCGCTGGGGGTTCGGGCGATCGCCGAGCGCTACATTAAACGCTTTGTGCTGATCCACAGCGGTGTCGGCTTTTCTCGCATGCTTCAAAACCCCCTCCGTTTTTTTGAAAAACGCGCGCCGGGGGAGATCTTCAGCCGCTTCACGGCCTGGCAGATGGGCCTGCTGCAGAAGATCGAACTGGATAATGGTTTGCGTTCCGATTGGGTGATCGGTGCGATCGCGCTGGCGATCATGTTCTGGATCGCGCCCATCCTGGCGGCGATCTCCGCCATCGGCGTGACGGTGATGGGGATCATCAGCGTCTGGGCCGTGATCCGCGATCGCTGGTTTACCCAGCAGCTACAGCTGAAAAGCGCTGCGCTGAATGATTTTTTCATGGAGACCCTTCAGGGCATATTGACTGTCAAAACCGCCGGGCTGGAAGGGCAGCGTCAGGCGCAGTTTGCCGCCTTAAGCCGCGAGCTCTACACATGCCTACAGCGCCAGAAGGTCTATCAACAGGTGAAAGAAGGGCTCTATCAGCTATGCGGTAGCCTGGAGATGGTGGCGTTTATGCTGGTGGTACTGCCGATGGTCCATGGCAAGCAGATCTCGCTGGGCGATTTTTTTGCCTACAGCTTCCTGCGGCAAATCTTCACGTCCTACGTCACGCGGATCTTCTACGCCATCATCCAGAAAACGCAGCTGCACGTGATCGACACCCGCGCACATGCCCTCTTTGCTCCAGGAGGAGAACGCGCGCCCGCGCCGCTGATCGCGGTACCGACAGCGGATACAACGCCTGCTTTGGCCTTTGAGGCGCTTGGCTACGGGTATGACCCCGCTGTGCCCGTCCTTTCATCTGTCTCATTATCGCTGCCGGCGGGTGAGCAGATCGCGATAGTCGGGGAGTCGGGGGCCGGTAAAAGTACCTTACTTCGGCTGATCGCCGGGCTGTTTTCGCCTCAGGCAGGAGGATGTTATGCCGCCGGTCGCGCGCTGCCTGCCGCGCATCTGGCGCAGTATGTCTGTTTGCAAAGCCAGGAGGACATTCTTTTTAACGCCTCGGTGCGTGAAAACATCACCTTATTCGACGCGCACTACCGCGAGCGTGACCGCGGACGGATTGAGGCCCTGCTTGATGCTCTCATGCTGGGTGACGTGGTGCGTGCATTGCCGGGTGGTCTGGATGCTCTGATCCGCGAAAGCCACGCGGCGCTCTCTCTCGGCCAGCGTCAGCGCCTGTTGCTGGCCCGCGCGTTGTACAGCTCACGTCCGGTGTTATTGCTCGATGAGCCGACGGCCAATCTTGATGACGAAACCGCGGCAATCGTCATGGCAACGGTTCACGCCCACTGCCGCAGGGCCGGTAAGTCGTTGATTGTTGTCACGCATAGCGAGCAGGTTTTATCGGGCTTTCAGCAGGTTTACCACCTGGTCGACGGCAGGCTCAGCCTGCGGGAAGGGAGCGATGAAGCATAA
- a CDS encoding efflux RND transporter periplasmic adaptor subunit, producing the protein MKHKSRWVMLGCGLAFVAAMAGVWVSMASPSPHTRLPVDTVGTGDIEKVVLVTGILKPAVQVNVGAQVNGQLRKLYVRQGERVKKGQLLAEIDPTLQESELRNTKAQLASARAQKRSAQAMLLRYRQELDRQRLMQRDGSGVRSEFEQARSQYAVQVQQIAVSEAQIAQAEMAVKTAQANLSYTRIVAPVDGEVLGIVTREGQTIVSSQTAPTILVLADLDTMQVQTRISEADVQKIHPGQPLSFYVIANPDKRYASTMGYVQPAPQDAMEASGERGMGGNAQAMAVYYTGTFEVPNAGRELKTSMTAQVFIQIARASNVLRVPVAALGQAQDADRYTITTVKDGNTQSRTIRIGIQDRQYAEVLEGLQAGEQVVLEQETERG; encoded by the coding sequence ATGAAGCATAAATCTCGCTGGGTGATGCTGGGCTGCGGTCTGGCGTTTGTCGCCGCGATGGCGGGCGTCTGGGTGTCTATGGCCTCGCCCTCACCGCATACGCGTTTACCCGTGGACACTGTCGGCACCGGCGACATCGAAAAGGTGGTGCTGGTGACGGGGATCCTGAAGCCGGCGGTACAGGTTAACGTCGGTGCGCAGGTCAACGGACAGCTGCGGAAATTGTATGTTCGCCAGGGAGAGCGCGTGAAGAAAGGGCAACTGCTGGCAGAAATCGACCCGACGTTACAGGAATCGGAACTCAGGAATACAAAGGCGCAGCTTGCCAGCGCCCGAGCGCAAAAGCGCTCTGCGCAGGCAATGTTGCTGCGCTACCGCCAGGAGCTGGACCGACAGCGCCTGATGCAGCGCGACGGCTCGGGGGTGCGCAGTGAGTTTGAGCAGGCCAGGTCGCAATACGCTGTGCAGGTGCAGCAGATAGCGGTGAGCGAGGCGCAGATTGCACAGGCTGAAATGGCGGTGAAAACGGCGCAGGCCAACCTCAGCTATACCCGCATTGTCGCGCCGGTCGACGGCGAGGTGCTGGGTATTGTGACCCGTGAAGGTCAGACCATCGTTTCTTCGCAAACGGCGCCGACCATCCTGGTGTTGGCGGATCTCGATACGATGCAGGTGCAAACGCGTATTTCAGAAGCGGACGTCCAAAAAATTCATCCCGGCCAGCCGCTCAGTTTTTATGTCATCGCCAATCCGGATAAACGCTACGCCAGTACCATGGGCTATGTGCAGCCTGCGCCGCAGGACGCGATGGAGGCGTCCGGTGAAAGAGGTATGGGCGGGAACGCGCAGGCGATGGCAGTCTACTACACCGGCACGTTCGAAGTGCCTAACGCCGGGCGTGAGCTCAAAACATCCATGACGGCACAGGTATTTATTCAGATCGCCAGGGCCAGCAATGTCCTGCGTGTTCCGGTTGCCGCACTGGGCCAGGCGCAGGATGCCGATCGTTACACCATCACCACCGTTAAAGATGGAAATACGCAGTCCCGCACGATCCGCATTGGCATTCAAGATCGGCAGTACGCCGAAGTGCTGGAAGGGCTGCAGGCGGGCGAACAGGTGGTGCTGGAGCAAGAGACGGAGCGAGGATAG
- a CDS encoding DsbA family protein, translating to MVSVLITVLCYHIFVFKTFTRDDSQTQAFREVSPDMQANSPIKNDRSIIEVMSYGCHYCAANEENLAEFSRTLPPDSTFTSIHIADEDNGLAAYAPLFATLEAMGIEKQIRDSAYNAIITRNVDLTDEKKLNGWLVKNNIDVVKFNTFRLSKAVKERLSEMAAITAYYDINATPMFIINKRYVVAQDREFPAFAQRIRELLEEDK from the coding sequence ATGGTTTCCGTTTTGATTACGGTACTTTGTTACCATATTTTTGTTTTTAAAACTTTTACGAGAGATGATTCGCAGACGCAGGCATTTCGCGAGGTCAGCCCCGACATGCAGGCGAACAGTCCGATTAAAAATGACCGCAGTATTATCGAAGTCATGTCTTATGGTTGTCATTATTGTGCGGCAAACGAAGAGAACCTCGCGGAATTTAGCCGTACTCTGCCGCCAGACAGCACATTTACCTCTATTCATATTGCTGACGAGGATAATGGTCTTGCAGCCTATGCACCGCTTTTTGCGACGCTGGAAGCGATGGGGATAGAAAAGCAGATTCGCGACAGTGCGTATAACGCCATTATCACGCGCAACGTCGATTTGACGGATGAAAAAAAGCTGAATGGTTGGTTAGTCAAAAATAATATTGATGTCGTCAAGTTTAATACGTTCAGGCTAAGCAAGGCGGTAAAAGAACGTCTCAGCGAAATGGCGGCCATTACTGCTTACTATGATATCAACGCCACCCCGATGTTTATTATTAATAAACGCTATGTTGTTGCTCAGGATCGCGAGTTCCCGGCGTTTGCGCAGCGCATTCGGGAATTGCTCGAAGAGGATAAATAA
- a CDS encoding ABC transporter permease: MEPIIVLRRVCRRFHAGTQTLAVLSDISLTFHRGEMVAIVGASGSGKSTLMNIIGCLDKPTSGEVLINGTPVHNADSLYLADLRSRYLGFIFQRYHLMPYLTAEENIAIPALYTAMSEQERTVRVQRLAVQLGLENRLQHRPAELSGGQQQRVSICRALINGAHIILADEPTGALDSTRGKALMGVLHQLHASGHTVIIVTHDRDIARQAQRIIEISDGRIISDVRHAEVHPSTLLPEQDNGRASLVSRFRESVRMAWRALLGHRMRAFLSMLGIIIGIASVVSSMAVGEGARRAIVDEIGKLGNTTLEIRPGTGWGNARPDMARALSMEDVRSLQALPWVMGVSPVVSSTALAVRKGLDSSMMLSGVSQDFFTLQGLRVVQGNGFTARDVAEGEPVMILDETGRDTLFPGGENPLGALVQIAGAPWRVIGVATRPGPKVVGGFMAAWVPHTALQQRLTGQIPLESLVLRFQPPLTSQEAAQRVERHLLREHGRKDFFIQTDDRLANAMQKTSDSMSLLITAIAAISLLVGGVGVMNIMLVSVTERTHEIGIRLSVGARPADIMNQFLIEAVMICVLGGLVGVSGAWLAGHIFAFVTDAFSMVFTVFPVLMACGFSAAIGLTFGYFPARSAARLSPTEALARE; encoded by the coding sequence ATGGAGCCGATTATCGTATTACGGCGGGTGTGCAGACGATTCCACGCGGGCACTCAAACGTTAGCGGTGCTGAGTGATATTTCACTGACCTTTCATCGCGGTGAAATGGTGGCGATTGTGGGGGCATCCGGCTCGGGTAAGTCCACGCTGATGAACATCATTGGCTGCCTGGACAAGCCCACGTCCGGAGAAGTCCTGATCAACGGCACGCCCGTGCATAACGCGGATAGCCTCTACCTTGCCGATCTGCGCAGCCGTTACCTGGGATTCATTTTTCAGCGCTATCACCTGATGCCGTATCTGACCGCAGAAGAAAACATTGCCATTCCCGCGCTGTACACCGCAATGTCGGAACAGGAGCGTACCGTCCGTGTGCAGAGGTTAGCTGTTCAGCTCGGGCTGGAAAACCGTCTCCAGCACCGTCCAGCGGAGCTGTCGGGTGGACAACAGCAGCGGGTGAGCATTTGTCGGGCATTGATCAACGGTGCACACATTATCCTGGCAGACGAACCTACCGGCGCGCTCGACAGTACCCGTGGTAAGGCACTGATGGGCGTGCTGCATCAACTGCATGCGTCAGGGCACACGGTGATTATCGTTACCCATGACCGCGATATCGCCCGACAGGCGCAGCGCATTATTGAGATTAGCGACGGGCGAATCATCAGCGATGTACGGCACGCTGAGGTTCATCCCTCAACGCTGCTGCCGGAGCAGGACAACGGCCGAGCGTCGCTGGTGAGCCGTTTTCGCGAGTCGGTTCGTATGGCCTGGCGTGCACTGCTTGGGCACCGTATGCGTGCGTTTCTTTCCATGCTGGGGATCATCATTGGCATCGCGTCGGTGGTGTCGTCAATGGCGGTAGGGGAAGGCGCGCGGCGGGCGATCGTGGATGAGATAGGCAAGCTGGGAAATACGACGCTTGAGATCCGCCCGGGCACCGGATGGGGCAACGCGCGTCCGGACATGGCGCGCGCGCTGTCGATGGAAGACGTGCGCAGTTTGCAGGCGCTGCCGTGGGTGATGGGCGTCTCGCCGGTCGTCAGCAGCACTGCACTCGCGGTCCGCAAAGGTCTGGATTCCTCGATGATGCTGTCAGGGGTATCACAGGACTTTTTCACCCTGCAAGGGCTGCGCGTTGTTCAGGGTAATGGCTTCACGGCGCGCGATGTTGCGGAAGGTGAACCGGTTATGATCCTGGATGAAACCGGGCGAGATACGCTGTTCCCCGGTGGGGAAAATCCGCTCGGTGCACTTGTGCAGATTGCCGGTGCGCCGTGGCGCGTGATCGGCGTGGCCACTCGACCCGGGCCGAAAGTGGTGGGGGGCTTCATGGCGGCGTGGGTTCCGCATACTGCTTTGCAGCAGCGGCTGACGGGGCAAATACCGCTGGAGTCGCTGGTGCTGCGTTTTCAGCCGCCGCTGACATCACAGGAGGCCGCGCAGCGCGTGGAGCGCCACCTGCTGCGGGAACACGGACGAAAAGATTTCTTTATACAAACCGACGATCGGCTGGCGAATGCCATGCAAAAAACGTCGGACTCCATGTCGCTTCTGATTACAGCGATCGCGGCTATCTCGCTGCTGGTGGGCGGCGTGGGTGTGATGAATATCATGCTGGTGTCGGTGACGGAGCGGACGCATGAAATCGGCATTCGATTATCCGTGGGGGCTCGACCCGCAGACATCATGAACCAGTTTCTCATTGAGGCGGTGATGATCTGCGTGCTCGGTGGCCTGGTGGGGGTGTCAGGCGCCTGGCTGGCAGGGCATATTTTTGCCTTCGTGACGGACGCCTTTTCAATGGTGTTTACCGTATTCCCGGTGCTGATGGCCTGCGGTTTTTCTGCTGCGATCGGCCTCACGTTTGGTTATTTCCCGGCGCGCAGCGCGGCTCGCCTTTCCCCTACGGAGGCGCTGGCTCGCGAATGA